The Solanum dulcamara chromosome 2, daSolDulc1.2, whole genome shotgun sequence region agataaataattttgaaattaattaaattttttaattaaatgcaGAATAAAATAATCTGCATTCTCTCCCGAGATTATTATTCCTTATTCCTCGTACCAAATGACCTTTTAGGGGCCAAATTTATCCCTCGttatatttttagataaaaaatATCCTTCAACTATCCAAATAGATCAAAAATACTTTTATGTCTAACATACCCTTCGGGGTGGTCCAGTAATTTGAGCTTGAGACTTTCATGTTGGAGGTTTCAAATTCGAAACCCCTTACCAGCAAAAATAAGGAATTTGCCTTCTAGATCGAGCGCATTACACCGAACTTACCTAATGCATGTTATCTATCCTTTGTGATTTGCGAGCTATTACATCAagcaaatattttattttgtgagcattcaaaaaaaaatagtagcTCCTGGTTTCTTTTgtcatatttaaaaaaaatgtctttaacattatttcaaaaaaaagagaaaaaaaggaatcAATTTTGCCTTAATTCAGGggcatttttgaagaaaaaagacGAAACAAAGGGTGTGTCTAGACATTATCTAGAAACAATAAAAAGCTATTGAACCAccacaaattaaaaaaactgAATTCTATCCCCACCCACCATTACTTGAGCTGCTGCAATGCCGTCGTTGTTATTTGGTTCAGTCCCTATGGCTGCTGTTCAATCCATGGCGTCTCTCTCGCCTAATTTATCCTTCTCTCGTTCTCACTCCGTCGTCGGCAGCGTCTCAATTACGGCGGCGTCTCCTTCAGCATCAATTTCTTCTTCGTCTCTCACCGCTTCAAACCTCCCATTGAGTATGAATTACATACCTTCGAATTCATGTTTGTGAATTGTGATGATTTCAATTTGAGTTCGAGAAattgaaatgattttttttttgtggattTGTTTTGATTTCAGTTTATTGCGGCAGAGGGGATAAGAAGACGGCGAAAGGCAAGCGGTTCAATCACTCCTTTGGCAATGTGAGAGTTCCCTTTCCTTCCTTCTTAGTATGTTTTTGGTTTATTGTAGGGTAACACTAATATATAACTTAATTTCAGTTACATCCAGTGGCGGAGCCACCTTGGGCTTAGTGGTTTCATCCGAATCCCCTAGCTTGAAAATTATGATCGACTAGTTCGTATGTCTATTCtttcagattttgaattcaaaattCTGGCTCTGCCATTGATTACCCCGTATATTTTATAATCAAACACTTGCATCCTCTATATTAGGAGAATCCTACGGTTACATTCTAGTTTGATACTTTGGAATTGGGACAAGGATAATAATCTCGATAGaaaaatttgagattaattttATTTCGAAGTTTGATTTGAGTATTTGCTAATCCTTGGATTTTTTTTATccaattatttataataataaaagagtGGGATTACTATCCCATATAAAAAGTGGATAAAACAATTGA contains the following coding sequences:
- the LOC129880889 gene encoding 30S ribosomal protein S31, chloroplastic, translating into MPSLLFGSVPMAAVQSMASLSPNLSFSRSHSVVGSVSITAASPSASISSSSLTASNLPLIYCGRGDKKTAKGKRFNHSFGNARPRNKKKGRGPPRVAAPPAAPKRDPFDDGQVVKIEIHDP